A portion of the Novosphingobium sp. KA1 genome contains these proteins:
- a CDS encoding peptidylprolyl isomerase — protein MLSFFRNFLKSKIGAGIALAVLVLITLAFAGGDINGMRETAGLSSTTSVATVGGKSVEANDLATAANSQLEQIKQQNPTATMKMLVAEGGLTRILDEMISRTAIGVFGKDNGVVASKRLVDSEIARIPAFQGVDGKFSQDAFRQALAQKGIPEAALRDDFTQGLIAQQLMIPAQFAATMPSSLAARYAALLEENRKGQVATLPALAFAPTQPATPAELESFYKTHINQFVRPERRTIRYATFGEEALKNVAAPTDAEVAKRYEADKAALYAARDDRKLTQLIVPTEAAAKAVAAEVAGGKSLELAATERRLSAAKLESFTREQLASQFSPAIADAVFAAPVGKLAVPQKSALGWHVIRVDSEQKTPEKPLAAVRAEIVTKLAEEKRRAAFTDLLARIDDQFQSGASLVEVAKAVGATVATTQPIIANGSVYGKAGETAPAQLQPILSTAFGMEQEKPQLAQLTPGTANSPGQSYVIYDVTAITASAPAPFKEIGNDVADAWKQDKGAAAAKAAALKIQAAVKGGKSLNEAIAALGKSLPPVQDVAMSRQMLTAAMRQGRQVPPPVSLLFHMAKNTVKVQAVGGNRGWFIVALKDVVPGKTDNPLVVQGTQRELSSQLGSAYTEALAQAIRKQVGATTHPAAIKTVSDRLAGTGTAAN, from the coding sequence ATGCTCTCATTCTTCCGTAACTTCCTGAAGTCCAAGATCGGGGCCGGCATCGCCCTGGCAGTGCTCGTGCTGATCACGCTTGCCTTTGCGGGCGGCGACATCAACGGCATGCGCGAGACGGCAGGCCTTTCCAGCACGACCTCGGTCGCCACCGTCGGCGGCAAGAGCGTGGAGGCCAACGACCTCGCCACCGCCGCCAATTCGCAGCTGGAACAGATCAAGCAGCAGAACCCGACCGCGACGATGAAGATGCTGGTCGCCGAGGGCGGGCTCACCCGCATCCTCGACGAGATGATCTCGCGCACCGCGATCGGCGTGTTCGGCAAGGACAACGGCGTTGTCGCCAGCAAGCGCCTGGTCGACAGCGAGATCGCCCGCATCCCGGCTTTCCAGGGTGTCGACGGCAAGTTCAGCCAGGACGCGTTCCGCCAGGCGCTGGCCCAGAAAGGCATTCCCGAGGCCGCGCTGCGCGACGACTTCACGCAGGGCCTGATCGCCCAGCAGCTGATGATCCCGGCCCAGTTCGCAGCCACGATGCCCAGCTCGCTCGCCGCGCGCTATGCCGCGCTGCTCGAAGAAAACCGCAAGGGCCAGGTCGCCACGCTGCCCGCACTCGCCTTCGCGCCGACGCAGCCCGCCACCCCGGCCGAGCTCGAGAGCTTCTACAAGACCCATATCAACCAGTTCGTCCGCCCCGAGCGCCGCACCATCCGCTACGCCACCTTCGGCGAGGAAGCGCTGAAGAACGTCGCCGCGCCCACCGACGCGGAAGTGGCCAAGCGCTACGAGGCCGACAAGGCCGCACTTTACGCCGCGCGCGACGATCGCAAGCTCACCCAGCTGATCGTGCCGACCGAAGCCGCCGCCAAGGCCGTTGCCGCCGAAGTGGCCGGCGGCAAGTCGCTCGAACTGGCCGCGACCGAACGGCGCCTTTCGGCCGCCAAGCTCGAATCGTTCACGCGTGAACAGCTGGCATCGCAGTTCTCGCCCGCCATCGCCGACGCCGTTTTCGCGGCCCCGGTCGGCAAGCTGGCGGTGCCGCAGAAGAGCGCGCTGGGCTGGCACGTGATCCGCGTGGATTCCGAGCAGAAGACGCCCGAAAAGCCCCTCGCCGCCGTGCGCGCCGAGATCGTCACCAAGCTGGCTGAAGAAAAGCGCCGCGCCGCCTTCACCGACCTGCTCGCCCGTATCGACGACCAGTTCCAGAGCGGCGCCAGCCTCGTCGAAGTGGCCAAGGCCGTCGGCGCCACCGTCGCGACGACGCAGCCGATCATCGCCAATGGCTCGGTCTACGGCAAGGCGGGCGAGACTGCCCCGGCCCAGCTGCAGCCGATCCTGTCGACCGCGTTCGGCATGGAGCAGGAAAAGCCGCAGCTCGCCCAGCTCACCCCCGGCACTGCAAACTCGCCCGGCCAGAGCTACGTGATCTACGACGTGACCGCGATCACCGCCTCGGCCCCCGCTCCCTTCAAGGAAATCGGCAACGACGTCGCCGATGCCTGGAAGCAGGACAAGGGCGCTGCCGCAGCCAAGGCCGCCGCGCTGAAGATCCAGGCAGCCGTCAAGGGCGGCAAGTCGCTGAACGAGGCGATCGCCGCGCTCGGCAAGAGCCTGCCCCCGGTCCAGGACGTCGCCATGTCGCGCCAGATGCTGACCGCCGCGATGCGCCAGGGCCGCCAGGTGCCGCCGCCGGTCTCGCTGCTGTTCCACATGGCCAAGAACACCGTGAAGGTGCAGGCGGTCGGCGGAAACCGCGGCTGGTTCATCGTCGCGCTCAAGGACGTGGTGCCCGGCAAGACCGACAACCCGCTGGTCGTCCAGGGCACCCAGCGCGAACTGTCGAGCCAGCTCGGCAGCGCCTATACCGAGGCTCTCGCCCAGGCGATCCGCAAGCAGGTCGGCGCCACCACGCACCCCGCCGCGATCAAGACGGTCAGCGACCGTCTTGCCGGCACCGGCACCGCTGCCAACTGA
- the tpiA gene encoding triose-phosphate isomerase produces the protein MAGLPYIVGNWKMNGTRAMLSEARAVDRAAARFPKVQVGLAPPATLIFRMRDAVELIGVGGQDCRAEESGAYTGDISAPMLKDAGADFTILGHSERRTLHGESDAQVNAKAQAALGAGLAVILCVGETEAQRDAGEALAVVTGQLDGSCPRVDGAPEKLSIAYEPVWAIGTGRVPSIEDVAQMHAAIRAKLVALYGEGGADVRILYGGSVKAENAAELLSVPDVGGALVGGASLSAESFTAIIGAAALLDAD, from the coding sequence ATGGCTGGTCTGCCTTACATCGTCGGTAACTGGAAAATGAACGGCACGCGCGCGATGCTCAGCGAGGCGCGCGCGGTCGATCGGGCAGCCGCACGCTTTCCCAAGGTGCAGGTGGGTCTGGCGCCGCCAGCCACGCTGATCTTCCGGATGCGCGATGCCGTCGAACTGATCGGCGTCGGCGGGCAGGATTGCCGCGCCGAAGAGAGCGGCGCCTACACCGGCGACATTTCCGCGCCCATGCTCAAGGATGCCGGTGCCGACTTCACCATTCTCGGCCACTCGGAGCGCCGTACGCTCCACGGCGAGAGCGATGCCCAGGTCAACGCCAAGGCGCAGGCCGCGCTTGGCGCGGGGCTGGCGGTGATTCTCTGCGTCGGCGAGACCGAGGCCCAGCGCGATGCGGGCGAGGCGCTTGCCGTCGTGACCGGCCAGCTCGACGGTTCGTGCCCGCGTGTTGACGGGGCGCCGGAAAAGCTGTCGATCGCCTATGAGCCGGTCTGGGCGATCGGTACCGGCCGCGTGCCTTCGATCGAGGACGTGGCGCAAATGCACGCGGCAATCCGTGCCAAGCTGGTCGCGCTCTACGGCGAAGGCGGGGCGGACGTGCGCATTCTCTATGGCGGTTCGGTCAAGGCCGAGAATGCGGCCGAGCTGCTCTCCGTGCCCGACGTGGGCGGGGCGCTGGTCGGCGGCGCCAGCCTGAGCGCCGAGAGCTTCACCGCGATCATCGGCGCTGCCGCGCTGCTGGACGCCGATTGA
- the secG gene encoding preprotein translocase subunit SecG, producing MFTFLTVVQAIVALLLVVVILVQKSEGGGLGVGGSPSGMLSARGAANFLTRATGGLAAAFVILSIVLAALAVGKTGDDVDTSLQRAAVPAAPAQQAPAQNDPLAGAANPAAGAPASPAAGQSTPANDPLSGAAGH from the coding sequence CTGTTCACTTTCCTGACCGTAGTCCAGGCGATCGTCGCCCTCCTTCTGGTGGTCGTGATTCTGGTGCAGAAGTCGGAAGGCGGCGGCCTCGGTGTGGGTGGCAGCCCCTCGGGCATGCTGTCGGCACGCGGTGCGGCGAACTTCCTGACCCGCGCCACCGGCGGCCTTGCTGCCGCCTTCGTGATTCTCTCGATCGTTCTTGCGGCGCTGGCCGTCGGCAAGACCGGCGACGACGTCGACACTTCCCTTCAGCGCGCTGCGGTTCCCGCTGCGCCGGCGCAGCAGGCGCCCGCGCAGAACGACCCGCTCGCCGGTGCGGCCAATCCGGCCGCTGGGGCTCCTGCGAGCCCGGCCGCGGGTCAGTCGACTCCGGCCAACGATCCGCTTTCGGGTGCTGCCGGTCATTGA
- a CDS encoding CTP synthase, protein MARHIFITGGVVSSLGKGLMAASLAALLQARGYRVRIRKFDPYLNVDPGTMSPYQHGEVFVTDDGAETDLDLGHYERFTGVSAHQGDNITSGRIYQDIIAKERRGDYLGATVQVIPHVTDAIKDFAMAETEDLDFVLCEIGGTVGDIEGLPFVEALRQMRNELGREQTCFVHVTLVPYIAAAGELKTKPTQHSVRELTGLGIQPDILLCRCDRELPESERRKIALFCNVRPQAVIPALDAPNIYAVPQQYHAEGLDAEVLHHFGMSSDAPDLTRWDDITDRFEHPEGEVTIGVVGKYVGLPDAYKSLNEALVHGGMASRVKVNVQWIDAEIFEKEDSEIAAALEPMHGILVPGGFGERGSEGKIAAVRFARERSVPFFGICLGMQMACIEGARAAGIEKASSTEFGPTEEPVVGIITEWMTEDGLQTRAEGGDLGGTMRLGAYTAKLSPNSHVSAIYDATEISERHRHRYEVNAKYRDALESNGLIFSGMSPDGLLPEIVERPDHPFFVGVQFHPELKSRPFEPHPLFKGFVSAALRQARLV, encoded by the coding sequence ATGGCGCGGCATATTTTTATCACCGGCGGCGTGGTTTCCTCGCTCGGCAAAGGTCTCATGGCGGCGAGCCTCGCGGCTCTGCTTCAGGCACGCGGTTACCGCGTCCGCATTCGCAAGTTCGACCCTTATCTGAACGTCGATCCGGGCACGATGAGCCCGTATCAGCACGGCGAGGTTTTTGTCACCGATGACGGTGCCGAGACCGACCTCGACCTTGGTCACTACGAGCGTTTCACCGGCGTCTCGGCGCATCAGGGCGACAACATCACCTCGGGCCGGATCTACCAGGACATCATCGCCAAGGAACGCCGCGGCGACTACCTCGGCGCGACCGTGCAGGTGATCCCGCACGTGACCGACGCGATCAAGGATTTCGCCATGGCGGAGACCGAGGATCTCGACTTCGTGCTTTGCGAGATCGGCGGCACCGTCGGCGACATCGAGGGCCTGCCCTTCGTCGAGGCGCTGCGCCAGATGCGCAACGAACTCGGCCGTGAGCAGACCTGCTTTGTCCACGTCACGCTGGTCCCCTACATCGCCGCAGCCGGCGAGCTGAAGACCAAGCCGACCCAGCACTCGGTGCGCGAGCTGACCGGTCTCGGCATTCAGCCCGACATCCTGCTGTGCCGCTGCGACCGCGAGCTGCCCGAGAGCGAACGCCGCAAGATCGCGCTGTTCTGCAACGTGCGTCCGCAGGCGGTGATCCCCGCGCTCGACGCGCCGAACATCTACGCGGTGCCCCAGCAGTACCACGCTGAAGGCCTCGACGCGGAAGTGCTGCACCACTTCGGCATGAGCTCGGACGCGCCCGACCTTACCCGCTGGGACGACATCACCGACCGCTTCGAACATCCCGAAGGCGAAGTGACCATCGGCGTCGTCGGCAAGTATGTCGGCCTGCCCGATGCCTACAAGTCGCTGAACGAGGCGCTGGTCCACGGCGGCATGGCCAGCCGCGTGAAGGTCAACGTGCAGTGGATCGATGCCGAGATCTTCGAGAAGGAAGATTCCGAGATCGCCGCGGCACTTGAACCCATGCACGGCATCCTGGTGCCCGGCGGCTTCGGCGAGCGCGGTTCGGAAGGCAAGATCGCTGCCGTGCGCTTTGCGCGCGAGCGCAGCGTGCCGTTCTTCGGCATCTGCCTCGGCATGCAGATGGCCTGCATCGAGGGCGCCCGCGCGGCCGGCATCGAGAAGGCCAGTTCCACCGAATTCGGCCCGACCGAGGAACCGGTGGTCGGCATCATCACCGAATGGATGACCGAGGACGGCCTGCAGACTCGCGCCGAAGGCGGCGACCTGGGCGGCACGATGCGTCTTGGTGCCTATACTGCCAAGCTCTCGCCCAACAGCCATGTCTCGGCGATCTATGACGCGACCGAAATCTCGGAACGCCACCGTCACCGCTACGAGGTCAACGCCAAGTACCGCGATGCGCTGGAATCCAATGGCCTGATCTTCTCCGGCATGTCGCCCGACGGCCTGCTGCCTGAGATCGTCGAACGTCCGGATCATCCGTTCTTTGTCGGCGTGCAGTTCCACCCCGAACTCAAGTCGCGTCCCTTCGAACCGCACCCGCTGTTCAAGGGATTCGTCTCGGCGGCACTGCGTCAGGCGCGCCTGGTCTGA
- a CDS encoding AEC family transporter, which translates to MLSILSIVLPIFALTLVGWLARRVGIFSPQSTTELNRFVVYLALPALLFDIVAKANFAQLWQPRFVAVFAVSTFLFFVLTVAVSRIMGRPIGNAAILGLNASYSNTAFLGFPLLLATLGPASQTLTLIATINTVCVLFALAIVLIEFGNQKSGNPAVIALRVGQALFRNPLVLAPLAGAAVMASGIGVAAPLDAFLKLLGSAASPCALVCLGMFLAEPRDKGEGAGAGAGAAGETVALVALKLFVYPALTLALALWVIPLPAALRHAAVLLAALPTGTGPFMLAEFHRREGALTAKVILASTVLSVGTVTLLLSLLG; encoded by the coding sequence ATGCTATCCATTCTCTCCATCGTCCTGCCCATCTTCGCGCTGACCCTCGTGGGATGGCTTGCCCGGCGGGTGGGGATCTTCAGCCCGCAGTCGACGACCGAACTCAATCGCTTCGTCGTCTACCTTGCCCTGCCCGCACTGCTGTTCGACATCGTCGCCAAGGCGAACTTCGCGCAGCTCTGGCAACCCCGCTTTGTCGCCGTCTTCGCGGTCAGCACGTTCCTGTTCTTTGTGCTGACGGTAGCGGTCAGCCGGATCATGGGGCGGCCGATCGGCAATGCCGCGATCCTCGGGCTCAATGCCAGCTATTCGAACACGGCATTCCTTGGCTTTCCGCTACTGCTCGCCACCCTCGGCCCGGCCTCGCAGACCCTGACCCTGATCGCCACGATCAACACCGTTTGCGTGCTCTTCGCGCTGGCCATCGTCCTGATCGAGTTCGGCAACCAGAAGAGCGGCAACCCTGCGGTGATCGCGCTGCGGGTGGGGCAGGCGCTGTTTCGCAATCCGCTGGTGCTGGCGCCGCTGGCTGGCGCGGCGGTCATGGCCAGCGGCATCGGCGTGGCAGCCCCGCTCGATGCCTTTCTCAAGCTGCTGGGCTCGGCCGCCAGCCCCTGCGCGCTGGTGTGCCTGGGCATGTTCCTCGCCGAACCGCGCGACAAGGGCGAGGGCGCGGGCGCGGGCGCGGGCGCGGCGGGCGAGACCGTGGCGCTCGTCGCCCTCAAGCTCTTTGTCTATCCCGCGCTGACCCTGGCGCTGGCGCTCTGGGTCATCCCCCTGCCCGCCGCCTTGCGCCATGCCGCCGTGCTGCTGGCGGCATTGCCCACCGGCACCGGGCCGTTCATGCTCGCCGAGTTCCACCGCCGCGAGGGCGCCCTCACCGCCAAAGTCATTCTTGCCTCCACCGTGTTGTCGGTGGGAACGGTCACGCTGCTGCTCTCCCTGCTGGGCTGA
- a CDS encoding Hsp20 family protein translates to MNRIDFTPYRRTMVGFDRLFDMIENQGRANAGDKYPPFNIERRGADAYRITLAVAGFKPADIDITAQANLLVVKGHKPEEAPEGEMLHIGIAQRGFERRFELADYVRVDAADLADGLLVIDLVREVPEAMKPKKIAIGGNTLTVVEGGPGETAAA, encoded by the coding sequence ATGAACCGTATCGACTTTACCCCCTACCGTCGCACCATGGTCGGCTTCGACCGTCTTTTCGACATGATCGAAAACCAGGGCCGCGCCAATGCGGGCGACAAGTATCCCCCCTTCAACATCGAACGCCGCGGCGCCGATGCCTATCGCATCACCCTGGCGGTCGCCGGCTTCAAGCCTGCCGACATCGACATCACCGCGCAGGCCAACCTGCTGGTCGTCAAGGGCCACAAGCCCGAAGAGGCCCCCGAAGGTGAAATGCTGCACATCGGCATTGCCCAGCGCGGGTTCGAGCGCCGGTTCGAACTGGCCGACTATGTCCGCGTGGACGCCGCCGACCTTGCCGACGGCCTGCTGGTGATCGACCTCGTGCGCGAAGTGCCCGAGGCGATGAAGCCCAAGAAGATCGCGATCGGCGGCAATACGCTGACCGTGGTCGAAGGCGGTCCGGGCGAAACCGCCGCAGCCTGA
- the grxC gene encoding glutaredoxin 3: MSQPKVEIYTKWGCPYCVMAKSLLDGKGVAYEEYDVTMGGEKRAEMEARVPGARTVPQVLVDGKPYGGFDDINALDRKGELDPVLGL, encoded by the coding sequence ATGAGCCAGCCCAAGGTCGAGATCTATACCAAGTGGGGCTGCCCCTATTGCGTGATGGCCAAGTCGCTGCTGGACGGCAAAGGCGTGGCCTACGAGGAATACGACGTGACCATGGGCGGCGAGAAGCGCGCCGAGATGGAAGCGCGTGTGCCCGGTGCGCGCACGGTCCCGCAGGTGCTGGTTGACGGAAAGCCCTATGGCGGGTTCGACGACATCAATGCGCTCGATCGCAAGGGCGAGCTCGATCCCGTGCTGGGGCTCTGA
- a CDS encoding carbon-nitrogen hydrolase family protein: protein MTRAALFQMTTGIDPVANAQAIVAAVAEARAGGAAMLFTPEMSGLLDRQRDRAAANIVSEDEDPVLAAVREAAAREGLWVHIGSLAVRPEGGDGRYANRAFVIDDKGEIRARYDKMHMFDVDLATGESWRESNAYAPGDTVVTVETPLGRLGLAICYDVRFPALFEALGRAKCDVIATPAAFTVPTGKAHWHLMQRARAVEASAYVLSAAQVGRHEDGRETYGHSLAIDPWGEILLDMGGETAGLGFADLDPARIAEVRAQLPSLANRRMIAD, encoded by the coding sequence ATGACCCGCGCCGCGCTGTTCCAGATGACCACGGGCATCGATCCCGTGGCCAACGCCCAGGCAATCGTTGCCGCCGTGGCCGAAGCCAGGGCGGGCGGTGCGGCCATGCTGTTCACGCCGGAGATGTCCGGCCTGCTCGACCGGCAGCGCGACAGGGCGGCGGCGAACATCGTTTCCGAGGACGAGGACCCTGTGCTGGCCGCCGTGCGCGAAGCGGCCGCGCGCGAGGGGCTGTGGGTCCACATCGGCTCGCTGGCGGTGCGTCCCGAAGGCGGTGACGGTCGTTATGCCAACCGCGCGTTCGTGATCGACGACAAGGGCGAGATCCGGGCCCGCTACGACAAGATGCACATGTTCGACGTCGATCTGGCGACGGGCGAATCCTGGCGCGAATCCAATGCCTATGCTCCCGGTGACACGGTGGTGACGGTGGAAACCCCGTTGGGCCGCCTTGGCCTGGCGATCTGCTACGACGTGCGCTTCCCCGCACTGTTCGAGGCGCTAGGTCGGGCCAAGTGCGATGTGATCGCCACCCCGGCGGCCTTCACGGTGCCGACCGGCAAGGCGCACTGGCACCTGATGCAGCGGGCCCGCGCGGTGGAGGCGAGCGCCTATGTGCTCAGCGCGGCACAAGTGGGCAGGCATGAGGACGGGCGCGAAACATACGGTCACAGCCTTGCCATCGACCCGTGGGGCGAGATCCTGCTCGACATGGGTGGTGAAACGGCGGGGCTTGGCTTTGCCGATCTGGATCCTGCGCGGATCGCCGAAGTGCGCGCCCAATTGCCGAGCCTTGCCAATCGGCGCATGATCGCCGATTAA
- a CDS encoding DUF1178 family protein translates to MIVYDLECRSARHRFEGWFKSSDDFARQQERGLLCCPQCGTDEVEKALQAPRLTRKGNQRSEPVPTRAAQPAAAPAAPVASVPLPPQAVELIHKLATMQAEALKDSRYVGRNFAEDARAMHYGEREHEVIHGEASAEQAQELIEEGIAVAALPFPVVPPESAN, encoded by the coding sequence ATGATTGTCTATGATCTCGAGTGCCGCTCGGCGCGCCACCGTTTCGAGGGCTGGTTCAAGTCCTCGGACGACTTCGCACGCCAGCAGGAACGCGGCCTGCTCTGCTGCCCGCAATGCGGCACCGATGAAGTGGAGAAGGCGTTGCAGGCGCCGCGACTGACCCGCAAGGGCAACCAGCGTAGCGAGCCGGTTCCGACCCGTGCGGCGCAGCCGGCTGCGGCACCCGCCGCACCGGTGGCCAGCGTGCCGCTGCCGCCGCAGGCGGTGGAACTGATCCACAAACTGGCGACGATGCAGGCCGAGGCGCTCAAGGACAGCCGCTATGTCGGCAGGAATTTTGCAGAGGATGCCCGCGCCATGCATTACGGCGAGCGCGAGCACGAAGTGATCCACGGCGAAGCCAGTGCCGAGCAGGCTCAGGAACTGATCGAGGAAGGCATTGCCGTCGCGGCCCTGCCGTTTCCGGTGGTTCCCCCCGAAAGCGCGAACTGA
- a CDS encoding SPFH domain-containing protein encodes MFGFLKKQFVDVIEWLEKPGELAWRVPFEDREIQNGAQLTVREGQVAVFVNEGCVADFFESGLHTLNTANLPVLTSLMNWDKGFKSPFKSDVVFLSRKEQHGLKWGTAQPVTVRDAEFGALRIRAFGSYSFRVAQLEPFVSRVVGTLEGVSAASLEPQLRAAIQTALAAALGGSGIAFLDLAANQQALSDRIKVEVDKAFAQWGLECLTFYVESVSLPEDVQAHLDKGSSMRVLGDLAQYTRFQAAEAIEQAAGADGGVAGIGAGVAAATALGGAMSAGLGSGLGAAPAAPAQAEEDPIATIEKLHKLVTLGALSQQEFDAKKAELLSRIR; translated from the coding sequence ATGTTTGGTTTTCTGAAGAAGCAGTTCGTCGACGTTATCGAATGGCTGGAAAAGCCGGGTGAACTGGCATGGCGGGTGCCGTTCGAGGACCGCGAGATCCAGAACGGCGCACAGCTGACGGTGCGCGAGGGGCAGGTCGCGGTCTTTGTCAATGAAGGCTGCGTGGCGGATTTCTTCGAATCCGGCCTGCATACGCTCAATACCGCGAACCTGCCGGTGCTGACGAGCCTGATGAACTGGGACAAGGGCTTCAAGTCACCCTTCAAGTCCGACGTCGTTTTCCTGTCGCGCAAGGAGCAGCACGGGCTCAAGTGGGGCACTGCCCAGCCGGTAACGGTGCGCGATGCCGAATTCGGCGCGCTGCGCATCCGCGCTTTCGGCTCCTATTCGTTCCGTGTGGCGCAGCTCGAACCATTTGTCTCGCGGGTGGTCGGCACGCTGGAGGGCGTTTCCGCCGCTTCGCTGGAACCGCAGCTGCGCGCCGCGATCCAGACCGCGCTGGCCGCGGCGCTGGGCGGCAGCGGCATCGCCTTCCTCGACCTCGCCGCCAACCAGCAGGCGCTGTCGGACCGCATCAAGGTGGAAGTCGACAAGGCGTTTGCCCAGTGGGGCCTCGAATGCCTGACCTTCTACGTGGAGAGCGTGTCGCTGCCTGAGGACGTGCAGGCCCATCTCGACAAGGGCTCCTCGATGCGGGTGCTGGGCGATCTGGCGCAGTATACGCGTTTCCAGGCGGCAGAGGCGATCGAGCAGGCGGCGGGCGCCGATGGCGGCGTGGCCGGGATCGGTGCGGGCGTTGCGGCGGCGACGGCGCTCGGCGGAGCCATGTCGGCAGGGTTGGGCTCGGGATTGGGGGCTGCCCCGGCCGCTCCTGCGCAGGCGGAGGAAGATCCCATCGCCACGATCGAGAAGCTGCACAAGCTGGTCACGCTCGGCGCGCTCAGCCAGCAGGAATTCGACGCCAAGA